Sequence from the Arthrobacter pigmenti genome:
CAGGCGGCGGATCCCTTCGATAACGCGGCGCCGTCAGGCATCGCGTTGCTGGCAGGAGCACTGGTGACCTCCGCTGCCTACAACGGCTCAGCCGAGCGGCGCGGGCTGGCTGAGAAGCTCCTGGCCCACGTGTCCGCGCTGGCCTCCCGCGCACCGCGGGCGATCGGGTGGGCGCTCGCTGTTGGGCAGGCTGCGGTCAACGGGCCTCAGGAAGTCGCCGTCGTTGGGCCTCGCGGTTCTGCTCGTGAGCGGTTGGCGGCCACAGCACGACGGCGGGGCAAGGCCGGGATTGCGCTCGCAGTGGGGGAGGGGAGCGAATCAGCCGTGCCGCTGCTGACCGGGCGAAGAACAGCGGACGACGGCGGACCGCTCGCCTATGTCTGTGAGGCAATGGTGTGCAGGCGCCCCGTGTCGGAGCCCGAGGAACTCGGCGCGCTGTTGGGACGCTCAACCGGTGAGGTTCAGGAGTAGACCGGATTCAGGACGGCGATCATGATCGCAATGAAGTGCGCCGTGAACGCCGCGACGGTGAACGCGTGGAAGAGCTCGTGGAACCCGAACCACTTCGGGCTGAGGTTGGGGCGTTTCAGGCCGTACACCACCGCACCGGCGATGTAGAGCGCGCCGCCAACGCAGATCAGGGCGGTGGCGGGCACACTGGCCGCCAGGAAGTCAGGCAGGAACAAGAGGGCAGCCAAGCCGAGCGCAACGTAGATGGGGACGTAGAGCCAGCGGGGTGCGTTGACCCACAGCACCCTGAAAAGTACTCCTGCAATGGCGCCGCACCAGATGAGCCACAACAGGACAACGGCTGTGTTCCGCTCCAGCAGCGCCCAGGACAACGGAGTGTAGCTGCCGGCGATGACCAGCATGATGTTGGTGTGGTCAAGGCGCTTGAGTACCACTTTGGTGCGCGGCCGCCAGTTTCCGCGGTGGTAGACGGCGCTCACTCCGAACAGCAGGACGCCGGTGAAGGCGTAGATGGCGGAGGTGATCTTTCCCGCCGTGGTCGGAGCGATGCTGATGAGGACAATGCCTGCCGCCACAGCCAGGGGGGTAGCCCCGGCGTGGATCCAGCCGCGCCATTTGGGTTTGATGTTCAGGGCGTCCGCTACCCGGTCTACAGCCGCTTCGACCGGGCCCTGGGCCGGCGCCGATTCGTCGCCGTCAGGGGAAGGAGCTGATGCACCGGGCGGAGGGGAAACGCTTCGGCTCATGGGCGCCATCCTAACTTACGGAAGCGTAAGTTACTAATGAGTAACAAGGCGCTTCCCGATCAGGCACAGTCTGTGCCGGTACGGTAGGACAAGTATCAAGACCGCAGATTATCAAACAGGATCAAAGGACGGGTGGGCTGTGCCGTGAAGTTTCCGACGTTCGCCTACGACTTCTACGAACGTAAGCTGCAACGCTCACTGGCACCGGACCGCATTCCCCACCATGTCGGCGTCATGGTGGACGGCAACAGGCGCTGGGCGAAGCTCGCAGGCGCTCCCACGCAACACGGGCACCAGGCTGGCGCTGACAAGATCCTCGAATTCCTTGGCTGGTGCGAGGGACTCGGCATTGAGATGGTCACGCTGTACATGCTTTCCACCGATAACATGAACCGTTCACCTGATGAGATCGAGCAGCTGCTCGACATCATCGGGAACACCCTGGACCGGCTCGGGGAGACCCGGAGGGTGCGGGTCCAGCCGGTTGGTGCACTGGACCTGCTGCCGGAGCACCTGGCCACGAAGGTCACCGAACTTGCGGAACGTACGGCCCGCATTGAAGGGCTGCACGTCAACGTTGCTGTGGGTTACGGGGGGCGGCGGGAGATTGTCGACGCCGTCAAGGAGCTCCTGCTGCATGCGGAGAAGGACGGATCATCCCTTCCCGAGGTCGCAGAGAACCTCACGGTCGGCCAAATTTCCGAGTACCTCTACACCCGAGGGCAGCCCGATCCGGATCTGGTGATTCGCACCTCGGGTGAGCTGCGGCTCTCCGGCTTCCTGATGTGGCAGAGCGCGTACAGCGAGTTCTACTTCTGTGAGGCGCTCTGGCCGGACTTCCGGCGCGTCGACTTCCTTCGCGCCCTGCGTGACTACGGCCGCCGCCAGCGGCGCTTCGGTTCCTAAAATCGGTTCAAACTTAATCCCAAGTTCACGCGACACGCCCGCGTGGGTGGGTGCCGCCGTCGTCGTAGTAGAGCGTATTGTCGGTTGCATCAGACGGCACCCGCCGACTGGTCGGGGAGGCCACCAATGCAGACGACGTGCTCCACAGCACACGCGCTGAGTAGGGGAGGCCGCGTGCGGCCAACAGGCCAACCCGCCTCACCAAAGCCCTAGGAATTCCCGGGCGTTTGGCGCCTGGGGAAGTGGAGTTGAAGTGGCCACATCTCGCACCACCCAGCGATCCGCAAGCGAAACGCTCAACAACAACCGGGCCCGCCAGGCAGCACAGGATGAACAGGTGCTCGCAGAGGCGGGCCTTTCTGTTGTGGAGAGTCTCGGCAGCCGCAGTTATGTGCTGGACACGTCCGTGTTGCTGTCTGATCCGCGCGCCATCACGCGTTTCGCTGAGCACGAGGTGATTCTGCCGATCGTGGTGATCACTGAACTCGAAGGCAAACGCCACGATCCCGAGCTGGGCTATTTCGCTCGCAAGGCGCTTCGGCTGCTCGATGACCTGCGCGTGAAACACAACGGGTTGAACCAAGCCATACCGCTGGGAACCGAGGGCGGCACCCTGCGTGTCGAACTCAATCACGTGTCCACCGAGGTTCTGCCCGTGGGTTTCCGGAGCGGTGACAATGACTCCCGCATCCTCGCGGTCGCCAAGAACCTCGCCGACGAGGGCCGGAACGTCACGGTGGTTTCCAAGGACCTGCCCATGAGGGTCAAGGCCTCCGCCATGGGCCTGCAGGCGGATGAGTACCGCAACGAGTTGGTGAAGGACTCCGGCTGGACCGGTGTCGCCGAGCTGGACACAGCGGACGACGACGTCGACACCCTCTACGCGCACGAGCCCGTCTTCCTGCCGGCCGCCGCTGAACTGCCGGCGAACACCGGCGTCATCCTCCACTCCGGCAAGGGATCGGCGCTGGGACGGGTAGGCGCCGACAAGCAGGTCCGGCTGGTGCGCGGGGACCGGGATGTGTTCGGTCTGCACGGACGCTCCGCGGAACAGCGGCTGGCGATCGACCTGCTGCTGGATCCGGAAGTGGGTATCGTCTCCCTCGGTGGCAGGGCGGGAACGGGGAAGTCGGCGCTGGCGCTGTGCGCCGGATTGGAAGCGGTGCTGGAGCGGCAGGAGCACCGCAAGGTGGTGGTCTTCCGTCCGTTGTACGCAGTCGGCGGCCAGGAGCTGGGCTACCTGCCCGGGAGCGAGTCCGAGAAGATGAACCCGTGGGCGCAGGCAGTCTTCGACACCCTCGGAGCGCTGGTCTCCCAGGAAGTCGTCGAGGAGGTAATGGACCGCGGAATGCTGGAGGTCCTGCCCCTGACGCACATCCGGGGGCGCTCTCTGCATGACTCATTCGTGATCGTCGACGAGGCACAGTCCCTGGAGAAGAACGTCCTGCTGACCGTGATGAGCCGCATCGGGCAGAACTCGAAAATCGTCCTGACGCATGACGTGGCACAGCGGGACAACCTGCGGGTCGGGCGGCACGACGGCATTGCCGCCGTCGTCGAAACCCTCAAGGGGCATCCCCTGTTCGGCCACATCACGCTCACCCGCTCGGAGCGCTCGCCGATCGCGGCGCTCGTGACCGAACTGCTCGAGGGAGCGGAGATCTAACTCAGGAGACTTGCCACGGCATGTGCTCGCGGACATCGGTGAGCGTGGGCGGGGCGTCGATGAAGAGATCATCGACCATGTACTCGTCCACGCCGCTGATGGCCAGCCGGTGTCCGCATCCGGCCAGCTCGCCGTCGAGCGCCGTGGTTGACACGCAGATCGCGGTGGCAATGTCCACGACCACCCGCGTGTTACCCGTGCCGATCAATGGCCTGCCCGGGGTGAACGGCTGATAGGAGACGTTCGGCGTGACTGTGGCTGCCAGTGCTGCCCGTCCTTCGTAGGTCTCCTCGGCGATGTCCTCCAGCTCCACACGGTTCGCGAACGGCGTTTCGAAAGGAACCGGGGCGGCGCCGGCGAGTTCCACCGGGTCCAGCATGGCGGTCCAGCGGGGGTCGCCGAACGCCGGGTCGCCGTAGGCCGCCTGGGGACGGCGGTGCACGTAGCCGACGTCGTTATAGACCGGGGAGACCAGCCGTGGAGCCACCAGCCAAGACTTCTTGCTCGCGCTGACATACAGGGCATCACGGGACTGCTCGTTGCCGGTGCTGCTGTGGAGCACAACGCCGTCGGCAGTCTCCACCCGGAGCGCGGCCGGACGCCGCACCCAGGCGCGCAAGGGGTCGGATTCGCCGTCCCGTGTTGACCACGACACGGAGAACCGCACCGTGTCCCAGCGCCAGGGCGAGGACCGGCAGAGTGACCGGAAGATACTCGCCGGGTTTGAGCTGCTCGTAGCCGACATATCCACAGTCTAGTCAGGGCCTCGCCTGTCCACCGGCTTCGGTCGGTTACCGTTGGCTCATGCTGGCACTGATGGGGGAGTACTGGGGCAGCGCACCTGTTGCGTTCTGGCTCTGCGCGGCGGCACTGGCTCTCCTGGCCGTGGTGGGGATCTGGCTCAGCATCATCGACATCCTGACCCACCGTCTGCCGAACCGGATCATCTTCCCGTCCTATCCCGCCGCCGCAGTGCTCCTGATTGCCGCAGCGCTTGCCGTACAGGACTGGAACCGGCTCGTTTCCCTCGCAGGCGGGGCGGCCGCGCTGTGGGTCTTCTACTTTCTTCTGCGCCTGATCTATCCAGCTGGAATGGGCTTCGGGGACGTGAAACTGGCCGGATTGCTCGGGCTTTACCTCGGCTTCGCCGGTTGGCCCAATCTGCTCTGGGGGACGTTCGCCGCGTTTCTGTTGGGCGGACTGTGGGGCGTTCTCCTCATTGTGAGTCGGCGCGGAACCGCGAAGTCCGCCATTCCTTTCGGGCCATTCATGATCGTCGGCGCTTTCCTGGTGCTCGCACTAGGCTGAAGACCATGCCTACACCCGACTTTGTGCTGGCCCTCCGTTCAAAAATCGGTAATGACCCGCTCTGGCTTCCCGGCGCCGCGGCAGTGGTGTACGACGACGACGGCCGCGTCCTGCTCGGACGGCGCGCCGACAACGGCCAATGGACGATCATCACCGGAATCATCGACCCGGGCGAACAACCGGCGCAGGCAATCGTGCGCGAAGTGATGGAGGAGACCGGGGTGGTTGTGGAGGTGGAGCATCTGGTGGGCGTCGACGTCGTCGGGCCAGTGACGTTCCCGAACGGAGACGTGTCCACCTTCCTGAGCCTGGTCTTCCGGTGCCGCTACCTCTCGGGCGAAGCGCGGGTCAACGACGACGAGTCGAGCGAGGTGCGCTGGTTCGACCTGCAGGACCTGCCGCCGCTGAACGACCTGCACCGGCACCATGCGCGGACAGCCCGGCACTCGGACGGTGTGCCCTACTTCGTGCGGTAGCGGCCTTTGTTCGGTAGAGGCGAGGGCTGAGTGCTTGGATAATCACCGAATGCGGTGCTCAGAAAACCATTATCTCCGCACTCAACGCCGGTGGTTAGGGGATTGCCGGCGCGGGTTCTTAGCGCCGGGGTGTTGGCGGGGCGAGGTCGTTGCGAGCGGCGGCGAGTTCGCGTTCCAGCCGCTCCGCTTCCTCGCCTCCCACGGCCTCGCCGCGGGCCACCATGCCGGAGGTCTCCGAGAGGGGGATTTCCTTCAGGGTGAGCGCGAGAATGAGCGCGAGAACGAGGAACGGTACGAGGTACCAGAAGACCGGAGCAAGGGACTGCGCGTAGGCTTCCACGACAGCGTTCCGCACCGGTTCCGGCAATTCCGCGAGGGCTGCGGGGCTGAGTGTTGAAGCGGTCTGGTCCGCCTGCTCGGCTGAGGCGCCGAAGCCGGCGAACGTCGTCGTCAGCGATTCGGTGAGGCGGCTCGTGAAGATCGCACCGAACACCGCGACGCCCAGGGACGCGCCTACTTCACGGAAGTAGTTGTTGGTGCTGGTGGCCGTGCCGATCATGCTCGGCGATACCGCGTTCTGGACCACGAGGACGATCACCTGCATGATCAGGCCCAGCCCGGCACCGAAGATGAACAGCTGGACGCAGATCACCCAGACGGGAGTGGCGGCCGTAAGGGTGGTCATCCAGAGCAGGGCAGCGATGGTGAAGAGCGTGCCGAGGATCGGGTAGAGCTTGTACTTGCCGGTGCGGGAGATCGCGATGCCCGAGTAGATGGAGGTGCCCATCAGGCCCACCATCATGGGCAGCATCAGCAGGCCCGACGCCGCCGCTGTTGTCCCGGAGGACATCTGGAGGAACGTCGGTACGAAGGCGAGAGCCGCGAACATGCCGAGACCCAGGGTGAACCCGATTGCGGTGCTGTTGATGAAGACCCTGTTGCGGAAGAGGCTGAGCGGAATGATCGGATCCGCTGCGCGCTTCTCTGCCATGACGAAGCCCACCGCAGCGAGCACCATACCGACGCCGAACGCCCAGGTCAGGCCGGAAGTCCAGCCGTGCTCCGAATCGGCACCGAAATCGGTGAAGAAGATGAGGCAGGTGGTTGCGATCGAAAGCAGGAGCACTCCGGGCAGGTCGATGCGGTGCTGCGCCTTCTTGGCCGGGAGGGTCAGGGTGAACCACGCGATGAAGAAGGCTGCGATGCCTACCGGGATGTTGATGTAGAAGGCCCACTCCCACGTGAGGTGGTCCACGAAGTAGCCGCCGAGCAGCGGACCCGCGATGGCGGAGAGGCCGAAGATGCCTCCGAGGGGACCCATGTACTTGCCGCGCTGGTTGGCCGGAACTATGTCGGCGATGATGGCCTGCGAGAGGATCATCAGGCCGCCGCCGCCGAGGCCCTGGATCGCACGGAAGATCACGAAGCCCCAGAAGTCGGTGGCGAACGCGCACCCGACGGATGCCAGGGTGAACAGTGCGATGGCGAACAGGAACAGGTTGCGCCGTCCGAGGACGTCGCCGAACTTGCCATAAATCGGCATCACGATGGTTGTGGCCAGCAGGTACGCCGTGGTGATCCACGTTTGGTGCTCCACGCCGCCGAGCTCGCCGACGATCGTCGGCATTGCCGTGGACACGATCGTCTGGTCAAGACTGGAGAGCAGCATGCCGGCAATCAGGGCGGAGAAGATGATCCAGATGCGGCGCTGCGTCAGCAGCAGCGGCCCGGAGGTCTCAGTACGCGAACTCATGGTTTTCCTTCGGAGGTGGCTGCGGGTCGGCTCTGCTCGCTGAACAGGTACCTGGCGGCGTCGATATTGGTGATGAGGATCTCCCGGTAGCTTTGCGGGGATTCCGAGGTCAGGAACGTGTGCGTGGAGGTCCACGCGATGTGGCTCAGGATGTGCGTTGCCATCGAAGCGCGCGGATCGTCCGCGGCCATGCCTTCCCTGCGTGCGATCAGCGCGGCGAATTCCTTCTGCCGGACGGCGGATTCGCCGAAGAGTTTCGCGAGCAGTTCGGGTTCTTTCTGCATCACAGCGTGCAGTTGGGCGAATTGTTCGCGGGTCAGCGCGAGGCGCTCGCCGGCGTTCGCCGCGTACTCCGTCAAGGCATCGAGGAGACAAATGCGTCCTGCGCTGTCAAGAAACTCCGTGACGAGGTCTTCGGGGAAATGGGCGTCCTCGTCATGACCGAGGATCGCGTCTTCCTTGGAGGGGAAGTAATTGAAGAAGGTGCGGCGTGAGACCCCAACGAGCTCGCACAATTCCTCGACGGTGAACCCGGCAAGGCCACGTTCTGCGGTCAGCCGACGGGCGGTTGTGCAGATGGCCGAGCGGGTGGCGCGCCGCTTGCGTTCGCGGAGGCCGCCGTCGTCGTTATCTGCACTATTGTCCATAAAGTGTATTTTTGCACTCTTATACGAAACGTGCAAAACATCCTGAAAGGTGGACCGACACATTGGGAAACGCTTTCCACATTCGAAGTGAAGCTCTTGTGTGTGACCGTTCTCACGTATAGGCTGGCGAAGGTCCAGGATCCTGAATCGTTTCATCCACGAACGGCGAAGAGGCATGGACCCCACGTACCACCGAGAGATTTCACTGTCGAAACAAGAAGGTGTGATGCCATGTCCCCCGGATTTCTGCGCCCGCATTCAGCGCGTGCCCTGATAGCAGGGACGGCCATCGTCGGTCTCTGTACGGCGACGACGCCGGCCTTGGCGGCGGAGGAGCCGCTCACCAGATCCTTCGATTTCGGTACTGCCAGCAGCCCTGTTGCTGACGGCTGGACCGGAGTCGCTGAAAGCAACCGCTACTCCGTTGAAGCAGGGTTCGGGGTTGTGCCGCTAGCCGGCGCCGCGGCACCAACGTCCCGGTACCGCGCTATTGAGGCTGTGGACCCTGTCGCGAACGACTTCGTGCTGGGCTCCGCATGGGGCTTTGTGGTTGATGTTCCCGATGGCGCTTACAGCGTGCGGGTTCTGTCGGGCGATCAGCTTCCCGGTACCAGCACCTCCAAGACCAACGTTGCGCTGGAAGGGGTGGCAGCCGGAACCGTTCAGGCGCGCCAGTCCGTGTCTGAGCAGACCTGGCAGACAACGGTGGAGGACGGCCAGCTCACCATTGACTTCTCCGCAGACACCGGTGGGGCCTACGTCAACGGCGTGGTTGTCACCGAGGTTGAGCCGGAGCCGGAGCCGGAACCAGAACCTGAACCCGAGCCGGAAGAGCCGGTCTCCACGCTCACCGCTCCACAGTCTGTGCGCATGTCCCACGTGACCCCCGAGGCGGTAACACTGCGTTGGAATCTGGTCACCGGAGCCACGGGTTACGTAGTCAGCCGCGCCGACACCGTCGGCGGTCCTTACACCAAAGTTGCAGAAACCACGGAGCGGGTTGTCTACCTGACGGACCCCGTCGACACAACCAAAACCCATTACTACAAGATCCAGGCGCGCGGCGCAGACGGCCTCTCGCCGTCGTCGGCTGCTGCTGTCTCCAGCCTCAGCGGTGAGGCACCGGCACTTCCGGAGAACGGCGTACTTTCGCTGGACCTCGGTAACGGGGCAACCGCTCCCGGCGCTGTCCGGGTGGACGAGACCACCGCATACACGGCAGAGAACCGCGTGGGCTTCGTGGACGTGTCACAGGTGTCCGCTACCGACCGCGGCATCGAGGACGCAACGCGTTCAGACTTCGTCACAGTCGGGGATACCGAGCTCGTTATCGACCTGCCGAACGGCAACTACACGGCGAATCTCATCGCGGGCGACCCCGAGGGCGCCACTGATATCGCGATTACCGCTGAGCAGATGGCGAAGGTGCAGCCAACCGCCAAGACTGCCGGTCAGTACCTGGAGATGGCCTTCGACATCGCAGTGGTGGACGGCCAGCTCAATCTTGAGTTCGGTGGCACTGCAGCTAATCTGAATTCGCTCGTGCTGACCCAGCAGACGCCGCTTGAGGCAGGGCCTCAGCCGACCGCCTGGATCACCGGCGACTCCACCGTCCAGACCTACACCTCCGGGTTCGCGCCGCAGGCAGGCTGGGGTCAGATGATTGACCGTTTCCTTTCGGATGACGTGGCGATCGAGAACAAGGCGATCGGCGGGCGCAGTTCGAAGAACTTCATCAGCCAGGGCCGCCTCGACGAGGTGCTGCTGGACATCCGTCCGGGCGACTACCTCTTCGTTCAGTTCGGCCACAACGACAACAGCTATGGCGTTGACGACCGCTGGGCCGCTCCCGGGGACTACGCGGAGTACCTGCGTACCTTCATCGACGGCGCCACACAGCGCGGTGCAACCCCGGTCATCGTGACGCCGGTGTCCCGCAGGTCCTACAACACGGAGACAGGCGAGACGAACGTGTCCTTCCCCGAGTACGTGCAGGCAGCATCGGATATCGCTGCCGAGACCGGCACGCCGCTGGTGGACCTGTCGGCCTCGAGCCGCGCCTACCTGACCGAGATCGGGCCGGAAGCAGCCAAGTCAGTCTTCCTGCACGTTCCGGCGGGCGTGTACCCGGGCCGGCCGAACGGAACCACTGACGACACCCACTTCCAGGAATACGGCGCCATTCAGATGGCCCGCCTCGTCGCCACTGATATCGCAAAGCTGGACATCCCGCTTGCGGCAGAGGTGGAAGCGGCAGAGCCGCCGGCAGAAGTTCCGGCAGCGCCCACCGGGCTTGTTGCGGGCAGCGTCTCGAACGCCGGTGCGCAGCTGACCTGGGATGCAGTCGAGGGTGCTGACATCTACAAGGTCTTCGCGAAGAAGGCCGACGCCGGTGACGAAGCGTATGCTCTCGTCACCACGTCGACCGTGCCGATCGCTTCGGTAACCGGTTTAGCGGAAGGCACCTCCTACGACCTGCGGGTTGCCGCAGTCAACGGCCGGGGCGACTCGGCGCCGTCGGAAGTTGTCCGGATCACCACGAAGGCACCGCTGTACAAGTTCGACCTGCAGCTCTCCGGTAACCCGGTGATGGACGGCTACACAGCGATCGATAACATGAGCCTCTACACACCGGAGATCGGCTACGGCTTCCTGTCCATCGATGGTCTTGGCGGGCGCGACCGTGGTACCGGGTTTGACCCTGTGCCCACCGCTCTCCAGCAGGACTTCCTGCTGCCCGATGCGAATGCGCACGAACTTGTCATCGATGTGCCGAACGGCTCCTATGCACTGAAGGCCTATTACGGCGACCCGCTCGGAAGCGGACGGCTCGCGCTGCAGGCAGAGAGCAAGGATTACGGTTCTTCCAACGCCGGTCGCGGCACCATTGGCGACCGGCTCCTGCAGCCGGTACTGGTGACGGATGGTCAGATCAGCATCAAGGCCACCGGCTGGTTCAACGGCCTCGAAATTACGCCGCTGCTGCTGGCGCCGAATGAGCTCACGGCAGACGACGTCGTTATCGACGGTAGTGACGTTGCTGTGTCGCTGAGCTGGAAGGGCAACGACGACGCCGCGGGCTACCGTGTCTACCGCCAGTCGGCGGGAGCGACGGAAGCCGAAGCTCTCGGTGATGTGGATGGAACGTCCTTCGTGGATACGACGGCCGATATCGGGCTGGAGTACACCTACACCGTCGTTGCTCTGGACGCGGCCGGCGCGGAGTCTGTTCCGTCCAATGCGCTTGAGCTCACTACGGTGGACCCGGACGTAGCAAAGGCGCCGGTTCCCACAGGACTGGCCTTGGGCGACGTGAACAAGAACGACGTCACGCTCAACTGGCAGGCCTCCGAGGGCGCGCTCTTCTACCAGGTCTTCCGCGCCGATCCGTTGGCTGACGGTTCGGTCAGTGAGCTCGAGCTCATCGGTCGGGCTGAAGGTCCCACTTACACGGACACCGATGTCCTGACCACCATCGAGTACGTGTATGCGGTGGCTGCCGTGAACGCGGGCGGCGTCTCGGCGCAGTCTGAGACCGTCACTTCCCCCGCTGTCACCACGCTGGCGCG
This genomic interval carries:
- the trhA gene encoding PAQR family membrane homeostasis protein TrhA, encoding MSRSVSPPPGASAPSPDGDESAPAQGPVEAAVDRVADALNIKPKWRGWIHAGATPLAVAAGIVLISIAPTTAGKITSAIYAFTGVLLFGVSAVYHRGNWRPRTKVVLKRLDHTNIMLVIAGSYTPLSWALLERNTAVVLLWLIWCGAIAGVLFRVLWVNAPRWLYVPIYVALGLAALLFLPDFLAASVPATALICVGGALYIAGAVVYGLKRPNLSPKWFGFHELFHAFTVAAFTAHFIAIMIAVLNPVYS
- a CDS encoding isoprenyl transferase, translated to MKFPTFAYDFYERKLQRSLAPDRIPHHVGVMVDGNRRWAKLAGAPTQHGHQAGADKILEFLGWCEGLGIEMVTLYMLSTDNMNRSPDEIEQLLDIIGNTLDRLGETRRVRVQPVGALDLLPEHLATKVTELAERTARIEGLHVNVAVGYGGRREIVDAVKELLLHAEKDGSSLPEVAENLTVGQISEYLYTRGQPDPDLVIRTSGELRLSGFLMWQSAYSEFYFCEALWPDFRRVDFLRALRDYGRRQRRFGS
- a CDS encoding PhoH family protein yields the protein MATSRTTQRSASETLNNNRARQAAQDEQVLAEAGLSVVESLGSRSYVLDTSVLLSDPRAITRFAEHEVILPIVVITELEGKRHDPELGYFARKALRLLDDLRVKHNGLNQAIPLGTEGGTLRVELNHVSTEVLPVGFRSGDNDSRILAVAKNLADEGRNVTVVSKDLPMRVKASAMGLQADEYRNELVKDSGWTGVAELDTADDDVDTLYAHEPVFLPAAAELPANTGVILHSGKGSALGRVGADKQVRLVRGDRDVFGLHGRSAEQRLAIDLLLDPEVGIVSLGGRAGTGKSALALCAGLEAVLERQEHRKVVVFRPLYAVGGQELGYLPGSESEKMNPWAQAVFDTLGALVSQEVVEEVMDRGMLEVLPLTHIRGRSLHDSFVIVDEAQSLEKNVLLTVMSRIGQNSKIVLTHDVAQRDNLRVGRHDGIAAVVETLKGHPLFGHITLTRSERSPIAALVTELLEGAEI
- a CDS encoding prepilin peptidase, with protein sequence MLALMGEYWGSAPVAFWLCAAALALLAVVGIWLSIIDILTHRLPNRIIFPSYPAAAVLLIAAALAVQDWNRLVSLAGGAAALWVFYFLLRLIYPAGMGFGDVKLAGLLGLYLGFAGWPNLLWGTFAAFLLGGLWGVLLIVSRRGTAKSAIPFGPFMIVGAFLVLALG
- a CDS encoding NUDIX hydrolase produces the protein MPTPDFVLALRSKIGNDPLWLPGAAAVVYDDDGRVLLGRRADNGQWTIITGIIDPGEQPAQAIVREVMEETGVVVEVEHLVGVDVVGPVTFPNGDVSTFLSLVFRCRYLSGEARVNDDESSEVRWFDLQDLPPLNDLHRHHARTARHSDGVPYFVR
- a CDS encoding MDR family MFS transporter; amino-acid sequence: MSSRTETSGPLLLTQRRIWIIFSALIAGMLLSSLDQTIVSTAMPTIVGELGGVEHQTWITTAYLLATTIVMPIYGKFGDVLGRRNLFLFAIALFTLASVGCAFATDFWGFVIFRAIQGLGGGGLMILSQAIIADIVPANQRGKYMGPLGGIFGLSAIAGPLLGGYFVDHLTWEWAFYINIPVGIAAFFIAWFTLTLPAKKAQHRIDLPGVLLLSIATTCLIFFTDFGADSEHGWTSGLTWAFGVGMVLAAVGFVMAEKRAADPIIPLSLFRNRVFINSTAIGFTLGLGMFAALAFVPTFLQMSSGTTAAASGLLMLPMMVGLMGTSIYSGIAISRTGKYKLYPILGTLFTIAALLWMTTLTAATPVWVICVQLFIFGAGLGLIMQVIVLVVQNAVSPSMIGTATSTNNYFREVGASLGVAVFGAIFTSRLTESLTTTFAGFGASAEQADQTASTLSPAALAELPEPVRNAVVEAYAQSLAPVFWYLVPFLVLALILALTLKEIPLSETSGMVARGEAVGGEEAERLERELAAARNDLAPPTPRR
- a CDS encoding TetR/AcrR family transcriptional regulator; the protein is MDNSADNDDGGLRERKRRATRSAICTTARRLTAERGLAGFTVEELCELVGVSRRTFFNYFPSKEDAILGHDEDAHFPEDLVTEFLDSAGRICLLDALTEYAANAGERLALTREQFAQLHAVMQKEPELLAKLFGESAVRQKEFAALIARREGMAADDPRASMATHILSHIAWTSTHTFLTSESPQSYREILITNIDAARYLFSEQSRPAATSEGKP
- a CDS encoding fibronectin type III domain-containing protein translates to MSPGFLRPHSARALIAGTAIVGLCTATTPALAAEEPLTRSFDFGTASSPVADGWTGVAESNRYSVEAGFGVVPLAGAAAPTSRYRAIEAVDPVANDFVLGSAWGFVVDVPDGAYSVRVLSGDQLPGTSTSKTNVALEGVAAGTVQARQSVSEQTWQTTVEDGQLTIDFSADTGGAYVNGVVVTEVEPEPEPEPEPEPEPEEPVSTLTAPQSVRMSHVTPEAVTLRWNLVTGATGYVVSRADTVGGPYTKVAETTERVVYLTDPVDTTKTHYYKIQARGADGLSPSSAAAVSSLSGEAPALPENGVLSLDLGNGATAPGAVRVDETTAYTAENRVGFVDVSQVSATDRGIEDATRSDFVTVGDTELVIDLPNGNYTANLIAGDPEGATDIAITAEQMAKVQPTAKTAGQYLEMAFDIAVVDGQLNLEFGGTAANLNSLVLTQQTPLEAGPQPTAWITGDSTVQTYTSGFAPQAGWGQMIDRFLSDDVAIENKAIGGRSSKNFISQGRLDEVLLDIRPGDYLFVQFGHNDNSYGVDDRWAAPGDYAEYLRTFIDGATQRGATPVIVTPVSRRSYNTETGETNVSFPEYVQAASDIAAETGTPLVDLSASSRAYLTEIGPEAAKSVFLHVPAGVYPGRPNGTTDDTHFQEYGAIQMARLVATDIAKLDIPLAAEVEAAEPPAEVPAAPTGLVAGSVSNAGAQLTWDAVEGADIYKVFAKKADAGDEAYALVTTSTVPIASVTGLAEGTSYDLRVAAVNGRGDSAPSEVVRITTKAPLYKFDLQLSGNPVMDGYTAIDNMSLYTPEIGYGFLSIDGLGGRDRGTGFDPVPTALQQDFLLPDANAHELVIDVPNGSYALKAYYGDPLGSGRLALQAESKDYGSSNAGRGTIGDRLLQPVLVTDGQISIKATGWFNGLEITPLLLAPNELTADDVVIDGSDVAVSLSWKGNDDAAGYRVYRQSAGATEAEALGDVDGTSFVDTTADIGLEYTYTVVALDAAGAESVPSNALELTTVDPDVAKAPVPTGLALGDVNKNDVTLNWQASEGALFYQVFRADPLADGSVSELELIGRAEGPTYTDTDVLTTIEYVYAVAAVNAGGVSAQSETVTSPAVTTLARQTERLDRSPVAVASEEGVYIGWRMLGLDPEEIKFHVYRDGERITADPVTSSTNMLDADGAAGATYRISTVVNGSERWATEDFTVWDAQTLDIPLDKPADAYTKDGQPYSYRANDASIGDLDGDGQYEIVLKWDPTNSQDNSKGGYTGNVYVDAYELDGTRLWRIDLGNNIRAGAHYTQFQVFDLDGDGKAEVTMKTADGTVDGAGVVIGDARADYRNSGGYVLSGPEFLTVFSGATGAAIDTADYIPARGDVGSWGDGYGNRVDRFLAGVAYLDGEKPSLIFSRGYYTRTVIAAYDFDGTSLTSRWTFDSNESGDEYRGQGNHGLSVADVDGDQKDEIVFGSMTIDDDGTPLYNTGLGHGDALHVSDFDPAHAGLEVFAAHEDLGASGGAGATYRDAATGEVIWSIPATRDTGRAVMGDIDPRHAGSEGWAIGGDAAWNSPVGQLKSASGELLSEQIPAANFLTWWDGDLLREITDHDWTEATRTGVPTISKWNAETSTEEEIYRATGTLTNNDTKGTPALQADLFGDWREEIVTRTDDSTALRIATTVNVTDHRLRTLQSDPVYRLGVAWQNTAYNQPPHTSYFLGAGMEQPEAPSIAYTGEEPAPGELVKPGFVPEPADKKELTKKNQVDLGLGKEKFPRGASEVVLSNLTAGQWVHIYLGGTALGWHLVNDDGTVTVTTPEDTRPGDNRLVIHTASGELHGWDRLKVVGPPVKR